The Oscillospiraceae bacterium sequence CAGAATTGGAAAAATTTGGAACAACAGATCGCAGTGAAACGGCGTTTGAGACGCTCACGCCTCAGGCCTCCGCCCTTTACGAGCAGATGACGCCGGGGCATTTCTCCGAGACGGCGGACGCCTGGTGTTTCGACCCCGCCCGCGTGCCGGGCGACTGTACGGTGATCCAAGAGGAGACAGCCGTGTATCTCTTCTATTTTCTGCGGCAGGGGGCGCCCGTTTGGAAGCTGGCCGTGCGTGAGCAACTCCTGCAGGAGCGGTTTGACGCATATTTTGACACGCTCGCGCCGGCGTACGCCTTCATTCCCAAAGAGGGATTCGACCGCACGCAGACGTTGTAGAGAGCGCCTCAGAAGATCTCGTGCTCCGGACCGACTTCGATCTCGCGGACGAAGAGACAAAACGCCTCGTCCGAGATAGGGCGGCTGAAGTGGTAGCCCTGGAAGTGCGTGCAGCCGATGGAGTCGAGCAGCCGGAGCTGGTCCTCATTTTCCACATATTCCACGACAAGACCGATGCCCAGCGTCTGACAGAGCTGGAGGATGGACGAGATGATCTCCAGGTTCTCCGGCGCCGTGGCCACGTCCTTCGAGAGGCACTTGTCCACCTTCAGCGTGGAGATGGGGAAACGTTTTAAATACACGAGAGACGAATGTCCCATGCCGAAGTCGTCGATGGCGATGCCGAATCCGTGTTCTTTCAGAGCGAGGATGTTGCGCGAGGTGGTCTCCTCGTTCGAAACGGCCAGCGTCTCGGTGATCTCGATCTCCAGACCGGACGGCGGTACGCCGTGGGAGGCGGCGATTTGGGCCATCCGGTCGGCAAACCCCGGCTCTTTGAGCTCCGTCACCGAGATGTTGACGGAGATGAAAATGCTGTCCGGCAGACCTTCGGACCGCCAGTGCTTTAGGGTCTGACAGGCCGAGTCGACGGCCTTGTGCCCCAGATCCTGGATGATACCCATGTCCTCGGCCAGCGCCACCACCACCATTGGGGAGATAGAACCGTACACCGGGTGTTTCCAACGCAGCAGTTCCTCCGCCCCCTGCACGGTGCCCGTCGAGGGGGTGACGCAGGGCTGGTAGAGGTAGTAGAGTTCGTCTTCCTTGTCCAGCGCGCGCCGGAGGTCCATCGCGAGCAGACGGGCGACGCCGCCCACATCGTCCTCGCGGTGCAAATATTTCAGCCCGACGGCCATGTCGTAGTCCTCTTCGCAGAGGTGGCGCAGCTTGTCGTAGGCCTCGGAGAACTGCCGCGCCTTCATCCGCTCGCTCTGCAGCACAAAAGGCCGGTAGACAAGGATCCCCGCCGCCAGATTGACGAGCTGGAGCGCGACGCCGCTCCAGTGTCCGCCGGTGGAGAGATAGCCGCTAAACAGGATGGGCGTGGTCCAGGCCACCTCCACCGTGGTGTAGGGGACGAGGTGGAGCGCGGTGGCGACCGCGGCGAGGCCCATCATACACAGCGGTACGAGGATGAAAGGGATGGCGTAGACAGGGTTGATGATGACGGGCAGGCCGAAGAGCAGCAGTTCGTTGATGTTGAACAGGCCGGGCAGGATGGAGATGCGCGCCAGGCGATCCTGCCCCGAGCGGCGGGCGAACAGCAGCAGCGCCCCGATGAGGCACAGCGTGGTGCCCGAGCCGCCCATGTAGACGAAAGCGTCGAAAAATGTCTTGGTGAAAATTTGCGTGGGCGGGGCGCCGGCCACCGCGGCGGCCGCGTTCATGTGCAGCGCCGGTACGAGCACATTCTGCGCCACGGAGTCCAGCACGTTGTTGCCGTGGATGCCGAAGAGCCACATGAAATGACTGAGCACATTGAACAGCAGGGCGGTGAGCGGCGTGCCTGACAGCCTGCTGAAGGGCGCCTGCAGGCCGGTGTAGATGAGTTCGTGCAGTGTGGGCAGCCCGAAGGCGCCAAACGCGGCGCGCAGGAGGCCAAAGCACAGCACGGTGGCGAGAGACGGCAGCAGAGACTGAAACACGCGGGCGATGCGGTAGTCCGGTTCGTCGAAGAAAAGGCGCAGCCGGCGCGGCTGGTGTTGGATCAGGCGCACCAGCAGCTCGGTCGAAAGGAGCCCCACAAAGATCGCGCTGAAAAGACCGATGGTGCCGGAGAGCCGCGCCAAGATCAGTCCGTCGGATTCGAGACCCATGATCAAAAAGGCGCACAGGGCCACCAGCGCGGCCTGGATGGGCGACAGATTGACGCCCCTGTGCTGGCGGTACCAGGCGGCCAGAGAACCGGAAATGGACATGACGGCGGCCAGCGCCACGATGGAAAATGTGGCGGCGTAGATGTGGCCGCCAAACGTCTTCCAGCCCTCGCCGAACAGCGACGTCATCGCCCGTTGGTACGCTTGAATCGGCAGGTTGTTCACCAGCACGGCAAAGGACCCCAGGATCATCAGAGGGATGAGGGTGACGAAGCCGCCTTTGACGGCATACAGATGCCGCTGGTTAGAAAGACGGTATAAAAGTGTCTGCACGGACGACTTTTTCGGTTCCATCGGGGGTCCTCCTTATGCTAACGTGGGTTGCACCTGCAACCCACAACCCAAATTCTTGTTTTTTATTGCCACTCCGCGGCAATAAGGTACTAAAGGTACTAATAGGCTGTGTCACCGACCCCGCGCCGCGCCGGCGGATCGAGAGCCCAGGGCTGTATCTCTAAATTCTCTAAAAAAAGTATCGAAACAATGCGACCCGAACTGGAGAGCCGGAAATTGGGCAAACTTTGTGAGAGACAGAGGCTGTGAAAAAAGTTGACAGACCGAGCGGGATCTGCTATACTAAAACCTGCGTTCCGTAGACAGCAGGACACAATTTTGTGGTAAACGGCCTGGCCGTCCTGCCGAGGGGCATCCGGCGGTGCACGCAGTGCGCCGCGCGGCCTCGCGCCTTGTACGGACGCGGGGTCTTTTTGTTTTGTTTCGAGCGCCGCGCCGCGTGGGCGCGCCGCGATCATCACGCAGACAGCCGTCTGCGCCTCGGGAGGTGAATCCATGCCAAATGCCAAAGTGCTGGAGGAGAAAAAAGCCGCATTGGCCGCGCTGGCCGAGCAGATGAAGAGCGCGAGCGCCGGTGTGTTGGTCGACTACAAAGGCATCAACGTGGCCGACGACACCAAACTCCGCCGGGAGTTGCGGGCGGCGGGCGTCGAGTACGCGGTCGTCAAGAACACGCTGCTTCGCTTCGCAATCGGGGAGGTCGGTTTCGACGCGCTGGCGCCGGTCCTGAGCGGTCCGACGGCGCTGGCCATGAGCGCCGCCGACCCAGTGGCCCCCGCGAAAATCTTAAATGAGTACGCCCGCAAGTCAAACGGGAAATTTCAGATCAAAGCGGGGTTTGTCGAAGGCCGCGTCATCACGCCCGCCGAAGTGGGCACCCTGGCCGACTTGCCGCCGCGCGAGGTCCTGTTGGCCCGCCTGTTGGGCGGTCTGAACGCCCCGATTTCGGGTCTTGTCAACGTACTAAACGGCAACATCCGCGGCCTGGTCGTGGCGCTCGCCGCCATTGCCGAACAGAAGGGCGCCTGAGCGCGCACTGCTGACGTTTGCACCAAAGTATCAGAAAAACAGACATTTTGATGGAGGTATGTACAATGGCCAGTGAAAAGATCACAAAGCTGCTTGAAGAAGTCGACGCTCTCACGGTGTTGGAGCTCTCGGAGCTCGTGAAGGCCCTGGAGGAAAAATACGGCGTGTCCGCCGCCGCGCCTATGGCCGTGGCCGCCGCGCCCGCCGCCGGTGCCGCGCCCGCCGCCGAGGAGGAGCAGACCGAGTTCACCGTGGTGCTGACCGCCGCCGGCGCCAACAAGATAACGACTATCAAAGTCGTCCGCGAGATCACCGCGCTGGGCCTCAAAGAGGCGAAGGATTTGGTCGACAACGCGCCGAAGCCCGTCAAAGAGAACATCGGCAAAGAAGAGGCCGAGGAGCTCAAGAAAAAGCTTGAGGCGGCCGGCGCCAGCGTGGAACTGAAGTGAATTTGTTTGGGGCCGTCACGGCTCCAAACAACCACGGAGATTGGAATGGGGCGCTGCGGCGCCCCGCGGGGAGCGGTTTGCGGAAGTGAATTCCGCAGACCGCTTTTTGGCTTTGACGGCGCGACACGGCGCGTGGCGTGCATAGTGGCATGCATTTTTGGGCATAATTCCCATCAACGGTTCAGGTGCCAGAAGTGCGTCTGCCGAGGGCCGGGCGAGGCTCCTGAACCGTTGATGCCGGCGAAGCGAGGGGATGAGGACGATGTCGGACATGTCGGTGCGCAAACGGGTGTGGCGGCTGGCGGGTGTGTGCGGGCTGTTGGCGGTGTATCTGTGTGTGCTGGTGCTGGGGCTCGCTTCGCGGCGCGCGGCGCGCCGCGAAGCGCCGGTGCCGGTGTGGCCGGCGGAGGCCGCGGCGTCTGAAGAGGACGTCTTTTTGCTGAAAGGCGAGGACGGGTGCGTGGCCGTCTACCGGATGCCGGAGCTCGCGACGCCGGAGCAGGTCACGCAGATCCGGATCGCGTCGCTGCGCGCGGTCGACCAGGCGCGGCTCAGGGAGGGCATTGCGGTGCAGGGCTGGGCGGCGCTTCAGACGGCGCTGGAGGACTTTGGGCCCTGAGGGGCTGTCAAAAATCATTTCGCACCTGATCATTTGACAGCCCCTGACGAGTGGGGGTGGGAGTAAATTTTGGCGGATGCGGGATTTTTACTTGCTTTCTGCCGCCACCCGCGGTATGCTTATAGAAAAGGGTTGTCCGCCGCGGCGCCAGGCGGCGGACGGGAGGAGGCGCGACTGTGAGCGAAGAATACGGCGGCGATATCATCACGTTGACGGATGACGAGGGGCAGGAGTACGAGCTCGAACATCTGGACACGCTGGAACACGGGGGGACCGTGTATATGGCGTTTATCCCGACCGACACGCCGGACGACGAGACGGAGGTCGATATGATTATCCTCAAGGCGGAGGAGGAGGACGGCGAGGAGATCCTGGCCACGTTGGACTCCGACGAGGAGATGGAGCGGGTGTACGAGCTCTTCATGCAGAGGCTCTCTGAGGACGATGAGGAATCGTAAATTGCGCACGTTTGTCTTGAAATTACCGCCGCCCTGTGTTATGATGAGATTGACGGATGCTACCCTGCTTGGTTCGTGACGGGCCTTTTTAAACCCACATGATGACAACGGGATGCCGGGCTTCCGTGGATGATGGCAGGCCTCCCGGATTTTCCGGATGTTGGAAGCCGTGACCCCGCGGAGAGGCGACCCACCTGCATGGAGCGTGCAGGTTATAACTGGGTTCGCACGGCCGAAGTGGGGGCATTGCAATAAAAAAAGGCGCGCAAGCGCCTTTTTTTATTGCGCGCGCCGCCGCGCCGTCGTTCGCGCTTTACAAAACGGTACGGTGTGATATACTGATAGATAGCTCCGCCGGTTCACCGGGGGCCCGGCGCCGGTGGAAAATTTGAGTTTGGAGGATGCGCCATGGCCGAATACGTTTGTTCCGTCTGCGGGTATGTGTATCGGGAGGCCGACGGCGACCCGGACAACGGCGTTGCGGCCGGCACGGTGTGGGACGGTGTGCCGGAGGACTATGTCTGTCCCATGTGCGGCGTCGGCAAAGAGATGTTTGACAAGGCGTGAGAGGCGGCGGCCCAAGAGGGCCGCCGCCGCGGGGGACCGGGTATGTTTTGCCCGGTCCCCCGCGAAGTTTGGTTGACATCCCCCGGGTGCCTGTGGTAAAGTTGTGACAGCTGGAAACGGAAGGCGCGCATGGACCAGGGAGGGATACAGCGTGTTTGCGGAGAGACTCTCGGCGCTGTTGGACGTGTATCGGATGTCCAACGTTACTTTGGCGCGCGGCATCGGCGTCGATCCCTCTCTCGTGTCCCGCTGGAAGAGCGGGGAGCGCGTGCCGCCTCTGAGCGGCGGCGCGTACAGTGATCTCGCACATTTTTTGGCGGGTGCGCCGCTCAGAGAACACGACAAACTCCTGCTGACGCAGATGCTCAAGGCCGACGGCGCGGAGGATCTCCTGCCCGCGCTTGAGCGATATCTGCGGCAGGGCGCGCCGGCGTCGCCCAAGAGCCCCGGCGTCCTGCCGCAGAGCCTGTCACTCGAGGGCCTGATGGACCGCGTGTGCGGTGGGCTTGCGGCGTCTGGCCGTTGCCGGGCGGAAGCGATTCGATCGGATGATTGGGGAAATTTGGTACATTCGGGCCGGCGCCAGGAGCACGAGCTCTACCACGGGCCAGGCGGTCGGCGGCAGGCGGTCGTCAACTTCTTCCACATCGTGCTCTCAAGCGGCCGGCCGGCCGACGTGCACATCCTGATCCCATCAGACGCGCAGTGGCTCTCGGAGGACTCTCCGTTTTTTAAGTTTTGGTTTCAGTGTCTGCAGACCCTGGTGCTCCAGGGCTGCCACATTCGCATGATTCATCCTGCGCCCGCCGCGCCGGCGGCGCTGCTCTCTCTGCTCGCCCGGTATCTGCCGCTCTACGCCACCGGACGGTTTTTCTCGTTTTATGCCGCCGAGGCGCCGGCCGGCTGGGAGAGTCTCACGCTCTGTGTCTCGCCGGGGCTCGCCGCGCTGGTCTCCTACGGCGACAAAAGCCAGCGCTCCCCGTTGCCGACGGCGCTGTACCGCGACGCGGCCGACATCCTGCTGTATGAGACGATGCTCCGCCTCCACGAGCCGTACATGCGGGCGTTGGCGCACGCTTGCCCCGTCTCGGAGCCGCTCTCGTACATGCGAGCGCTGACGGAGCTGGAGAACAAACCGGGTGACTATGTCTTCACGGCCGTCTCCCCCGGCACGCTCTGGCTGCCCGAGGCGCTCTGGCCCCCGGTGGTGCGGCGGCTGCCGTCCAGCGGCGCGGCGGCGGCGGCGCTCCGGCTGCTGGCCAGCCGTCGGGAGAACTTTGAGGTGCGCGTGGCCTCGTCGCTGTGGATCGAGATGTGGGCGGAGTCTTTTATACAGACGCTGGAGCGGGAGAAACGACTGGAGCTGGACGGCCGGGAACTGGGCGGCGAGCCGAAGCTGGCGACGCTCGCGGGGGAGGATCTGATCCGCTACCTGGGCAACGCGCTCACGGTGCTGCGTTGGTACGACAACTTGCACATCGTCACGTCGAACACCCTGTCGGATCGTTGGAAGGTGGCCTTCAAACGCGATGCCGGCGCCCTCCTGGTCCCCGCCGCGTCGGGTGCGGTCTCCGCCTTCTTTTTGGGGGACAGAAGCACGATGCACATGCTCGAAAATTGGTACCGCACCCTCCGCCGCGGCGCCGGCGGCAAAGCGGACCTGATCGCCAGGATCGAAAAGGTTTTGAAGGTGTTAAACGCCGAATGATAAATTCCCGAAAAAAACAAAGGACCCGGCCATGCGGCGGGTCCTTTGTTTTTTTCGGGAATCAGAACAACTTCGGCAAAATGGCGTTGGACATCAGGAAGCTGGCGAAGACGATGGAGACCATTGAGACGAGCT is a genomic window containing:
- a CDS encoding DUF1292 domain-containing protein: MSEEYGGDIITLTDDEGQEYELEHLDTLEHGGTVYMAFIPTDTPDDETEVDMIILKAEEEDGEEILATLDSDEEMERVYELFMQRLSEDDEES
- a CDS encoding EAL domain-containing protein; the protein is MEPKKSSVQTLLYRLSNQRHLYAVKGGFVTLIPLMILGSFAVLVNNLPIQAYQRAMTSLFGEGWKTFGGHIYAATFSIVALAAVMSISGSLAAWYRQHRGVNLSPIQAALVALCAFLIMGLESDGLILARLSGTIGLFSAIFVGLLSTELLVRLIQHQPRRLRLFFDEPDYRIARVFQSLLPSLATVLCFGLLRAAFGAFGLPTLHELIYTGLQAPFSRLSGTPLTALLFNVLSHFMWLFGIHGNNVLDSVAQNVLVPALHMNAAAAVAGAPPTQIFTKTFFDAFVYMGGSGTTLCLIGALLLFARRSGQDRLARISILPGLFNINELLLFGLPVIINPVYAIPFILVPLCMMGLAAVATALHLVPYTTVEVAWTTPILFSGYLSTGGHWSGVALQLVNLAAGILVYRPFVLQSERMKARQFSEAYDKLRHLCEEDYDMAVGLKYLHREDDVGGVARLLAMDLRRALDKEDELYYLYQPCVTPSTGTVQGAEELLRWKHPVYGSISPMVVVALAEDMGIIQDLGHKAVDSACQTLKHWRSEGLPDSIFISVNISVTELKEPGFADRMAQIAASHGVPPSGLEIEITETLAVSNEETTSRNILALKEHGFGIAIDDFGMGHSSLVYLKRFPISTLKVDKCLSKDVATAPENLEIISSILQLCQTLGIGLVVEYVENEDQLRLLDSIGCTHFQGYHFSRPISDEAFCLFVREIEVGPEHEIF
- a CDS encoding rubredoxin; protein product: MAEYVCSVCGYVYREADGDPDNGVAAGTVWDGVPEDYVCPMCGVGKEMFDKA
- a CDS encoding helix-turn-helix domain-containing protein, with the translated sequence MFAERLSALLDVYRMSNVTLARGIGVDPSLVSRWKSGERVPPLSGGAYSDLAHFLAGAPLREHDKLLLTQMLKADGAEDLLPALERYLRQGAPASPKSPGVLPQSLSLEGLMDRVCGGLAASGRCRAEAIRSDDWGNLVHSGRRQEHELYHGPGGRRQAVVNFFHIVLSSGRPADVHILIPSDAQWLSEDSPFFKFWFQCLQTLVLQGCHIRMIHPAPAAPAALLSLLARYLPLYATGRFFSFYAAEAPAGWESLTLCVSPGLAALVSYGDKSQRSPLPTALYRDAADILLYETMLRLHEPYMRALAHACPVSEPLSYMRALTELENKPGDYVFTAVSPGTLWLPEALWPPVVRRLPSSGAAAAALRLLASRRENFEVRVASSLWIEMWAESFIQTLEREKRLELDGRELGGEPKLATLAGEDLIRYLGNALTVLRWYDNLHIVTSNTLSDRWKVAFKRDAGALLVPAASGAVSAFFLGDRSTMHMLENWYRTLRRGAGGKADLIARIEKVLKVLNAE
- the rplJ gene encoding 50S ribosomal protein L10, with product MPNAKVLEEKKAALAALAEQMKSASAGVLVDYKGINVADDTKLRRELRAAGVEYAVVKNTLLRFAIGEVGFDALAPVLSGPTALAMSAADPVAPAKILNEYARKSNGKFQIKAGFVEGRVITPAEVGTLADLPPREVLLARLLGGLNAPISGLVNVLNGNIRGLVVALAAIAEQKGA
- the rplL gene encoding 50S ribosomal protein L7/L12 codes for the protein MASEKITKLLEEVDALTVLELSELVKALEEKYGVSAAAPMAVAAAPAAGAAPAAEEEQTEFTVVLTAAGANKITTIKVVREITALGLKEAKDLVDNAPKPVKENIGKEEAEELKKKLEAAGASVELK